The following are from one region of the Treponema denticola genome:
- a CDS encoding efflux RND transporter permease subunit, which translates to MKKKEKKRIFSTKNFYKHPVSMLITILAITLFFALQIIRLNFDNNNFRFIPKNDPSRISAKKIADIFGEDVPILIGIERRFSTIIDKEFLDEVKQLDEKLKEIDLVKNTTLITNTTHIDIGEEGIVSEPIIPPDFSGTEEEIKAVKHKLRNWDMYERSLVSEDLHATQIFVFLNVTNEESGSPETIAACRKIMKLTESWNFPDSKIYLTGTPIFNEIVNEATAHDLSFLVPLVIIVVLGVLFLSFKRFTGVFLPLLTVICSVIWSLGAMALFNVPLSILSTILPIILIAVGSAYGIHVINHYYDEVVQDDSISKEEHKEQVVKALSEVIRPVFLAALTTFAGFVSFCFTSVVPIFEFGIFSSFGVAAAFLISITLIPGILILRGPKKPSMRWASKKDNTSRLDRGIASTFVIIAEHSRSVILFVGLIVVFSIFGVKKLVIDNVLMEYFDKDVAVIQSDSFMRKHFGGSKVLEMVIKAKDGSDILRPDILKAIDDLSSFLEEEIEDVGKVTSIVPLIKRLNQVYNADESPEEISKGSQGAGEDINETEPSDDFGDFGNFEEESDDADTQLAKNTPKPKKQYSQEDIMAILNEAAEERTKKNLPAEKLVYEFGKKVNYKGLAYYEIPTDPKKYGRNSQEELSAIMQNYLILLGKNTEGFLDNNTNPKTLKVNIQLRTVGQQDTDKVLEEINEFVRLRFPKDVIAETGGFVLVEKTLNKLVVESQLISVGVSLLIVFLILSIYYRSAFAGLFGIIPLALSILINFGIMGRLGIKLNIGTAMVASFAIGIGVDYTIHLLAAYHKCFLKTQGSGQFLYLTFLGSGKAILFNAVSVGAGFAVLMLSKFNMLSELGFLIALIMITSSLGSLTILPVLLNLMKPKFIRKLLPVDIKEVKNEHPFNEVKDTEEV; encoded by the coding sequence ATGAAAAAAAAAGAAAAAAAACGTATATTTTCCACAAAAAATTTTTATAAACATCCCGTATCAATGCTTATAACGATTCTTGCCATAACCTTGTTTTTTGCTCTTCAAATAATAAGATTAAATTTTGATAATAACAACTTCCGTTTTATTCCTAAAAATGATCCTTCCAGAATCAGTGCAAAAAAAATTGCCGACATTTTCGGAGAAGATGTACCGATTTTGATAGGTATAGAACGCCGTTTTTCTACCATCATTGACAAAGAATTTTTAGATGAAGTGAAACAACTGGATGAAAAACTAAAAGAAATCGACTTGGTAAAAAACACGACTTTGATAACAAATACAACTCATATAGACATAGGCGAAGAGGGAATTGTAAGCGAGCCCATTATTCCGCCGGACTTTTCGGGCACTGAAGAAGAAATTAAGGCTGTTAAACATAAGCTTCGCAACTGGGATATGTATGAACGGAGCCTTGTTTCCGAAGATTTACATGCAACCCAAATCTTTGTTTTTCTTAATGTAACGAATGAAGAAAGCGGTTCTCCCGAAACTATTGCGGCCTGCCGTAAAATTATGAAACTGACAGAATCCTGGAATTTTCCCGATTCTAAAATTTACCTGACGGGAACACCCATTTTTAACGAGATAGTAAATGAGGCAACCGCCCATGACTTAAGCTTTTTAGTTCCTCTGGTTATCATTGTCGTTTTAGGCGTCTTATTTCTTTCTTTTAAAAGATTTACCGGTGTATTTTTACCTCTTTTGACGGTTATATGCTCCGTAATCTGGTCACTTGGAGCAATGGCTCTTTTTAACGTTCCCTTGTCGATTCTTTCTACAATTTTACCGATTATTTTAATTGCAGTCGGTTCGGCATACGGCATCCATGTTATCAACCACTATTATGACGAGGTCGTACAAGATGATTCCATCTCAAAGGAAGAACATAAAGAACAGGTTGTTAAGGCCTTAAGCGAGGTTATAAGGCCGGTTTTTTTGGCCGCTCTCACAACCTTCGCAGGCTTTGTTTCTTTTTGCTTTACCTCCGTCGTCCCCATCTTCGAATTCGGTATCTTTTCGAGCTTCGGCGTTGCTGCAGCATTTTTAATATCCATAACCTTAATTCCCGGCATATTGATATTAAGAGGGCCCAAAAAGCCGTCAATGCGTTGGGCATCCAAAAAAGATAACACCAGCCGTTTGGATCGCGGCATTGCAAGTACCTTTGTAATCATTGCAGAACATTCCCGCTCGGTAATTCTTTTTGTCGGCCTCATAGTAGTTTTTTCCATATTTGGAGTAAAAAAACTAGTTATCGATAATGTTTTAATGGAATACTTTGATAAAGATGTCGCAGTAATTCAATCCGATAGTTTTATGCGTAAACACTTCGGCGGTTCAAAAGTGCTTGAAATGGTAATTAAGGCTAAAGACGGTTCCGATATTTTACGTCCGGATATTTTAAAAGCTATCGATGATCTTTCTTCTTTTTTGGAAGAAGAAATCGAAGATGTAGGCAAGGTTACCTCCATTGTTCCCCTAATTAAGCGTTTAAATCAGGTGTATAATGCCGATGAATCCCCTGAAGAAATTTCTAAAGGAAGTCAAGGTGCCGGCGAAGATATAAATGAAACAGAACCTTCAGACGATTTCGGAGACTTCGGAAATTTTGAAGAAGAATCAGATGACGCCGATACTCAACTTGCAAAAAACACCCCTAAACCTAAAAAGCAATACAGCCAAGAAGACATTATGGCTATACTGAACGAAGCTGCGGAAGAAAGGACCAAAAAAAATCTTCCTGCAGAAAAGCTCGTTTACGAATTCGGGAAAAAGGTAAACTACAAAGGACTTGCCTACTATGAAATTCCAACCGATCCTAAAAAATACGGCAGAAATTCGCAAGAAGAACTTTCGGCCATAATGCAAAACTATCTTATCCTTTTAGGAAAAAATACTGAAGGCTTTTTAGATAATAATACAAATCCCAAAACATTAAAAGTGAACATTCAGCTCCGAACTGTCGGACAGCAGGATACCGACAAGGTTCTGGAAGAAATTAACGAATTTGTACGCCTTAGATTCCCCAAGGATGTAATCGCTGAAACAGGCGGTTTTGTATTGGTCGAAAAGACCTTAAACAAGCTCGTAGTAGAATCCCAATTGATTTCGGTTGGTGTTTCTCTTCTTATAGTATTTTTGATTCTTTCAATATATTATAGGTCAGCCTTTGCAGGCCTTTTTGGAATTATTCCGCTGGCACTTTCTATCTTGATTAACTTCGGTATCATGGGCAGATTAGGTATAAAGTTAAACATAGGAACTGCAATGGTTGCAAGTTTTGCAATAGGAATAGGAGTTGATTATACAATTCATCTTTTGGCAGCCTATCATAAATGCTTTTTAAAAACACAGGGCAGCGGTCAATTTTTGTATCTAACCTTCTTGGGCTCGGGAAAAGCAATCTTATTCAATGCCGTATCCGTAGGAGCAGGTTTTGCAGTTTTAATGCTCTCAAAATTTAACATGCTTTCAGAGCTGGGCTTTTTAATTGCCCTGATAATGATAACAAGCTCCCTAGGCAGCTTGACTATTCTTCCGGTTTTATTAAATTTAATGAAACCAAAGTTTATAAGAAAACTTTTACCTGTAGATATAAAGGAAGTCAAAAACGAACATCCTTTTAATGAAGTAAAAGATACGGAGGAAGTATGA
- a CDS encoding outer membrane lipoprotein-sorting protein produces MKKFTLSLIFAIGFCSLIFAQSAEEIVAKTKTKNTASSLGSESSLDMQSGGKTLSTLEIRQYSSLDKNGLQRMFVEIKNPPSYKGSRFLMIEKADGSTDQKMYLAQTKKVQKISAQGSADESFMGSDFSNNDISFMERDTKLDNFKILGEEEYEGKSVYLIESTPKDKNYTYSKTIMRITKDKNLLLKAEFYQGSQLVKILELYDYKEVSGIMTAHKTKLSTVKTNTSTIITIKRIEYGMKIPDYIFTQKYLETGKK; encoded by the coding sequence ATGAAAAAATTTACTTTAAGTTTAATTTTTGCTATCGGATTTTGCAGTTTAATCTTTGCCCAAAGTGCAGAAGAAATTGTAGCTAAAACAAAGACAAAAAACACGGCATCTTCACTTGGCTCGGAATCAAGTTTAGATATGCAGTCAGGCGGAAAAACCCTTTCAACATTAGAGATTAGACAATATTCTTCTTTAGACAAAAACGGTTTACAGAGAATGTTTGTCGAAATAAAGAATCCCCCGTCTTATAAGGGCTCAAGATTTTTAATGATTGAAAAAGCCGACGGCTCCACGGACCAGAAAATGTATTTGGCTCAAACAAAAAAGGTGCAAAAAATATCGGCTCAAGGAAGTGCCGATGAGTCATTTATGGGTTCGGACTTTTCAAATAACGATATTTCGTTTATGGAAAGGGACACAAAGCTCGATAATTTTAAAATTTTAGGTGAAGAAGAATATGAAGGAAAATCCGTCTATCTTATAGAGTCTACACCCAAGGATAAAAATTATACATATTCAAAAACCATAATGCGGATCACAAAGGATAAAAATCTTTTACTAAAGGCCGAATTTTATCAAGGTTCTCAGCTCGTAAAGATTCTTGAGCTTTACGATTATAAAGAAGTAAGCGGAATAATGACAGCCCATAAAACAAAACTGTCCACCGTCAAAACAAATACTTCAACCATAATCACAATAAAAAGAATAGAATACGGTATGAAGATACCCGATTATATTTTTACACAAAAATACCTGGAAACAGGCAAAAAATAA
- a CDS encoding DUF2281 domain-containing protein, producing MPYIALEKKINNLTLEQQQSVYDYVNFLLYQNTAQKNIRRKPGGLEGKFYMAEDFDKTPECFKDYV from the coding sequence ATGCCATATATCGCTTTGGAAAAAAAGATAAATAACTTAACTTTAGAGCAGCAACAGTCTGTTTATGATTATGTAAATTTCCTTTTATATCAAAATACAGCCCAAAAAAATATACGCAGAAAACCCGGAGGCCTTGAAGGTAAATTTTATATGGCGGAAGATTTTGATAAAACTCCGGAATGTTTTAAGGACTATGTTTGA
- a CDS encoding type II toxin-antitoxin system VapC family toxin: protein MYLLDTHTLLWFLRDSPQLSKKALEIITTENKVYVSIASLWEIAIKKSIGKLEFEHSIEKIAELCHEKDILILQIQPKYFDKIIKLPNIHNDPFDRLIIAQAIIENLVIITKDTIIPKYSVKTIW from the coding sequence ATGTACCTGCTGGATACGCATACATTGCTATGGTTTTTAAGAGATTCTCCACAACTATCAAAAAAAGCTTTAGAGATAATTACTACAGAAAATAAAGTTTATGTCAGTATTGCCTCATTATGGGAAATAGCAATAAAAAAAAGTATAGGTAAACTTGAATTTGAACACTCTATAGAAAAAATCGCTGAATTATGTCATGAGAAGGATATTTTAATATTACAAATTCAACCCAAATACTTTGATAAAATAATAAAGCTGCCAAATATTCATAACGATCCTTTTGATCGTTTGATCATTGCTCAGGCAATAATTGAAAATTTGGTAATTATTACAAAAGATACAATCATTCCTAAATATAGTGTAAAAACTATTTGGTAG
- a CDS encoding NifU family protein, which produces MLVKEEVEKGIALIRPYLQADGGDIELDSVDKAGKVYVKLKGACGSCPMAIYTLKMGVEEQLKDMFPEVTEVVAV; this is translated from the coding sequence ATGTTGGTTAAAGAAGAAGTCGAAAAAGGCATAGCCTTGATAAGGCCTTATTTGCAGGCTGACGGAGGCGATATAGAGCTTGATTCGGTTGATAAAGCCGGAAAAGTTTATGTTAAATTAAAGGGAGCCTGCGGCTCATGTCCTATGGCTATCTACACTCTTAAAATGGGTGTTGAAGAACAGCTCAAGGACATGTTCCCCGAAGTTACCGAGGTAGTCGCAGTGTAA
- the deoD gene encoding purine-nucleoside phosphorylase: MSVHIAAKQGEIADKILLPGDPLRAEFVANNFLENPQCYNKVRGMLGFTGTYKGVRVSVQGTGMGQPSFSIYANELFNEYGVQRAIRIGTAGALQKDMGLRDVVLAMSASTDSGINTHRFRGCHYAPTADWSLLKNAYDHAQKMGIKPLVGSIASSDVFYDDLETWKMWAAYGVLAVEMEAAELYTLAAKYKRQALAVLTISDNIVTQEQTSAEERQTTFKTMMEIALEAIIA; the protein is encoded by the coding sequence ATGAGTGTTCATATAGCTGCAAAACAAGGAGAAATTGCCGATAAGATTCTTTTGCCCGGAGATCCTTTACGGGCGGAATTTGTTGCAAATAATTTTTTGGAAAATCCCCAATGTTATAACAAGGTTAGAGGTATGTTGGGCTTTACGGGAACCTACAAGGGTGTAAGGGTTTCGGTTCAGGGAACGGGAATGGGGCAGCCTTCTTTTTCGATCTATGCAAATGAGCTGTTTAACGAGTACGGCGTACAAAGGGCTATCCGTATCGGAACAGCCGGAGCCTTGCAAAAGGATATGGGCTTGCGGGATGTAGTTTTAGCTATGTCGGCCTCTACCGATTCGGGTATTAACACGCACCGTTTTAGGGGTTGTCATTATGCTCCTACCGCCGATTGGAGCTTGCTGAAAAATGCCTATGACCATGCGCAAAAAATGGGAATTAAACCCTTAGTAGGCTCGATTGCCAGCTCTGATGTTTTTTATGATGACCTTGAAACATGGAAGATGTGGGCCGCTTACGGGGTTTTAGCTGTTGAAATGGAAGCTGCAGAGCTTTATACTCTGGCTGCAAAGTATAAGCGCCAAGCCCTTGCCGTTCTTACCATTTCGGATAATATCGTTACACAAGAGCAGACAAGTGCCGAAGAGCGGCAAACTACCTTTAAAACCATGATGGAAATTGCCTTAGAGGCAATAATAGCTTAA
- a CDS encoding transporter associated domain-containing protein has product MQKIKAFFHQQNLRRRAARLAGRIEIVLSFAMLIGILILSIEIFFDLKEMIFAFIYDKKVPSFSEFLSLIFSLVIGLEFVNMLIKHTPGSALEVVLYTIARKIIADHGSMLDALLGVVAIAALFAVKKYLNEGGEYGAGNECDYIVNGGTSIHEINHRLDSDFDEAYGNTVAGYLFNYLKQQGRSPHLGLEADIGEYKFIIHEMDNDLIRYIKILPVNEHKN; this is encoded by the coding sequence ATGCAAAAAATTAAAGCTTTTTTTCATCAACAAAATCTAAGACGAAGAGCGGCAAGATTGGCAGGACGAATCGAAATTGTCCTATCTTTTGCAATGCTTATTGGAATTTTAATTCTTTCAATTGAAATCTTCTTTGACTTAAAAGAAATGATTTTCGCATTTATTTACGACAAAAAAGTTCCTTCATTCTCCGAATTCTTATCATTGATATTTTCTCTTGTAATCGGTCTTGAATTTGTAAACATGCTTATAAAACATACACCGGGAAGTGCTCTTGAGGTTGTGCTTTATACTATTGCAAGAAAGATTATTGCCGATCACGGAAGTATGCTTGATGCACTTTTAGGTGTTGTAGCCATTGCAGCCTTATTTGCCGTAAAAAAATACTTAAACGAAGGCGGAGAGTACGGAGCCGGAAATGAATGTGATTATATCGTAAACGGCGGAACAAGTATCCATGAGATAAATCACAGGCTGGATTCGGATTTTGATGAGGCATACGGAAACACGGTTGCCGGCTATTTATTTAACTATCTTAAACAACAGGGCCGCTCACCCCACCTCGGTTTGGAAGCCGACATAGGAGAATATAAATTCATAATCCACGAAATGGATAATGACCTGATAAGGTATATTAAAATTCTTCCTGTAAATGAACATAAAAATTAA
- a CDS encoding amidase domain-containing protein: MEKKVKKAKLIFVLFIILLWIVVIFKLYPIIKEFKEGKSGLSKHDVSIKSKPKQENSKEEIFFKQYADSLYSEYYDIPDVSVYDYIPDDESYGSNERFYFVSIEKKLKFNSVYQLPFVAGMKKAVEYFKDNKKALNQYNKRTTELKKYIGKTQIENNIFKITFTEKDNFENIKIEIATYHTKIDAFSLKPPEPEVLMQNGFDFIKYHVNTNSKKIDYNNAAAVIYANKYTSNPLNMSSDISVWNPEYKTYDNDCANYVSQCIYAGGISPTAAWYPESLIWIRTGSPRYTSSGITDYMQQKKIFYSTNYSAASEGGFICLIKESHVVFITYNDSITILFNGHTNDRKQVSFPHLHESEVIYLNPNN, encoded by the coding sequence ATGGAAAAAAAAGTAAAAAAAGCAAAACTTATTTTTGTTCTCTTTATAATTTTACTTTGGATAGTTGTAATTTTTAAACTGTATCCTATAATAAAAGAATTTAAAGAAGGAAAATCAGGTTTAAGTAAACATGATGTAAGCATAAAGTCAAAACCTAAACAGGAAAATTCAAAAGAAGAGATTTTTTTTAAACAATATGCTGATAGTTTATACTCGGAATACTATGATATTCCGGATGTTTCCGTTTACGATTATATACCTGATGATGAATCCTATGGTTCAAATGAAAGATTTTATTTTGTTTCGATAGAAAAAAAGTTGAAGTTTAATTCGGTTTATCAACTTCCCTTTGTTGCCGGAATGAAAAAGGCTGTTGAATATTTTAAAGATAATAAAAAAGCTTTGAATCAATACAACAAAAGAACTACGGAATTAAAAAAGTATATAGGTAAAACTCAAATTGAAAACAATATTTTTAAGATCACATTTACCGAAAAAGATAATTTTGAAAATATAAAAATTGAAATAGCAACCTATCATACAAAAATAGATGCTTTTTCTTTAAAACCTCCGGAGCCTGAGGTGCTTATGCAAAACGGTTTTGATTTTATAAAATATCACGTTAATACAAATTCAAAAAAGATTGATTACAATAATGCAGCTGCCGTCATCTATGCAAATAAATACACATCTAATCCCTTAAATATGTCGAGTGATATTTCGGTTTGGAATCCAGAATACAAGACATATGATAATGATTGTGCAAACTATGTTTCTCAATGTATCTATGCGGGCGGAATTTCGCCGACAGCTGCTTGGTATCCTGAAAGTCTGATTTGGATCAGGACAGGAAGTCCCCGATATACCAGCAGCGGAATAACCGACTATATGCAGCAAAAAAAAATATTTTATTCAACAAATTATTCTGCTGCAAGTGAGGGCGGTTTTATATGTCTTATAAAAGAATCCCATGTTGTATTTATTACATACAATGACAGTATCACCATATTGTTTAATGGCCATACAAACGACCGTAAACAGGTCTCATTTCCTCACTTGCATGAATCCGAAGTAATTTATTTGAACCCGAATAATTAG
- a CDS encoding PsbP-related protein: MQKKLSILFFIFILISYLSSQDYYIDDFKDFTFEMPDGWEAMTYPGLKYKIIYGDSVKGQNQNMIFVSEEVSGSMEEVVSEYLSGQKEPDDSASSYTVITQEKFENNYNLESRKIIIELPEGKGIAKHYFYFFKHNNILYICAATLPYDAEPEIVEMLDASMKTFQVLDKKEEE; encoded by the coding sequence ATGCAAAAAAAATTATCGATACTTTTTTTTATCTTTATACTGATTTCTTATCTGTCATCTCAAGATTATTATATAGATGACTTTAAGGATTTTACCTTTGAAATGCCTGACGGTTGGGAAGCAATGACTTATCCCGGGCTGAAATATAAGATAATATACGGCGATTCGGTAAAAGGGCAAAATCAAAATATGATTTTTGTTTCCGAAGAAGTTTCCGGTTCAATGGAGGAAGTAGTCAGTGAGTATTTATCCGGTCAAAAAGAGCCCGATGACTCTGCCTCCTCTTATACAGTAATAACGCAAGAAAAATTTGAAAATAATTATAATTTGGAATCCCGAAAAATAATTATAGAACTGCCTGAAGGGAAAGGCATTGCAAAACATTATTTTTATTTTTTTAAGCACAACAATATTCTTTATATCTGTGCTGCTACCTTGCCCTATGATGCAGAGCCGGAAATTGTGGAAATGCTCGATGCCTCTATGAAAACATTTCAGGTACTTGATAAAAAAGAAGAAGAGTAA
- the pdxS gene encoding pyridoxal 5'-phosphate synthase lyase subunit PdxS has protein sequence MDILDKLRGGVIMDVTNPEQAKIAENAGAVAVMALERIPADIRAAGGVSRMSDPKMIKEIIKAVKIPVMAKVRIGHFVEASILEAIGIDFIDESEVLSPADEVYHVDKNKFKVPFVCGARNLGEALRRIQEGAKMIRTKGEAGTGDVIQAVKHMRQIQSEMRQLTTLREDELYVAAKNFQVPYALVEYVHKHGKLPVPNFSAGGVATPADAALMVHLGADGVFVGSGIFKSGDPAKRAAAIVKAVKNYDNPAILAEVSENLGPAMVGINEEEIKVIMSERGV, from the coding sequence ATGGATATTTTAGATAAACTGAGGGGCGGCGTCATTATGGACGTAACCAACCCCGAGCAGGCCAAGATTGCAGAAAATGCAGGTGCCGTTGCAGTCATGGCCCTCGAAAGAATTCCGGCCGATATAAGGGCAGCCGGAGGGGTCTCAAGAATGAGCGATCCTAAGATGATTAAAGAAATCATAAAGGCCGTAAAGATTCCCGTTATGGCAAAAGTCAGAATCGGCCACTTTGTAGAAGCTTCAATTTTGGAAGCTATCGGTATCGATTTTATTGATGAGTCCGAAGTTCTGTCTCCGGCAGATGAGGTTTACCATGTCGATAAAAACAAATTCAAAGTACCCTTTGTCTGCGGCGCCCGAAATTTGGGAGAGGCATTAAGGAGAATTCAAGAAGGCGCAAAGATGATCCGCACAAAGGGTGAGGCCGGAACCGGAGACGTTATTCAGGCTGTAAAACACATGCGCCAAATCCAAAGCGAAATGCGCCAACTTACAACACTTCGCGAAGATGAGCTCTATGTCGCTGCAAAGAATTTCCAAGTACCTTATGCCCTTGTAGAATATGTGCATAAGCACGGGAAGCTCCCCGTTCCGAACTTTTCGGCAGGAGGAGTTGCAACCCCCGCAGACGCAGCCTTGATGGTTCATCTCGGAGCTGACGGCGTTTTTGTCGGAAGCGGTATTTTTAAATCGGGCGATCCTGCAAAAAGAGCTGCCGCCATTGTAAAGGCCGTAAAGAATTACGATAATCCTGCAATCTTAGCAGAGGTTTCAGAAAACCTCGGCCCTGCCATGGTCGGAATCAACGAAGAAGAAATAAAAGTTATAATGAGCGAAAGAGGAGTCTAA
- a CDS encoding galactokinase: MNFNADIKNLENMDEAELKLELKKLFEGGYGASPEEGILIASPLSLTLMGEELDYNGGNVLNLCCDKSIYFFIKKNNSDKISLTDLVLNKKFEGLISGQAGKNQNPDSRKEGFASSIFNIILLTAQKINKHFENPLSGFDIMVFDKLRFKTGQTSLPAFEAGVCTGLLSLFKLKESFKTIASLCLEAEHEILNTKRGLSNQISSFSAKQDALNLFDSRDLSFLSLPLNLREYGIVIIGTRSNSETYRASSNIRYMECEEGLRILQNKLDLDHLCEITEADYTYYQPSFLDKTIMRRVKHCITENARTSKAVMALEKGDMDLLGKLLCESHISMRDDFELMSIEQNILFETAIIQRGCRGAKLVGNTEGCYILALVKKDALDEFYLEVHKRYFEKTGGSPEFFEFKSAAGVRIL, translated from the coding sequence ATGAACTTTAATGCGGATATAAAAAATTTGGAAAACATGGACGAAGCCGAATTAAAACTTGAACTTAAAAAGCTTTTTGAGGGGGGGTATGGCGCTTCGCCGGAAGAAGGAATTTTAATAGCCTCTCCTCTTAGTTTGACCCTCATGGGCGAAGAGCTGGATTATAACGGCGGAAATGTTTTAAATTTATGCTGCGATAAATCTATTTATTTTTTTATTAAAAAAAATAACTCGGATAAAATTTCTTTGACGGATTTGGTTTTAAATAAAAAGTTTGAAGGCCTTATAAGCGGACAAGCCGGAAAAAATCAAAATCCGGACAGCAGGAAAGAAGGTTTTGCAAGCTCCATATTCAATATTATTCTTTTAACGGCACAAAAAATTAATAAGCATTTTGAAAATCCTTTAAGCGGGTTTGATATAATGGTCTTCGATAAGTTACGCTTTAAAACAGGGCAGACCTCCTTACCGGCCTTTGAAGCGGGCGTTTGTACCGGGCTCTTATCTCTATTTAAACTTAAAGAAAGCTTTAAAACTATAGCCTCGCTCTGTCTGGAAGCCGAGCATGAAATCTTAAACACAAAGAGAGGGCTGTCAAATCAAATATCTTCTTTTTCGGCAAAACAAGATGCTCTTAATTTGTTTGACTCTAGGGATCTTTCTTTTTTAAGTCTGCCCTTAAATTTAAGAGAATATGGAATAGTAATAATAGGTACCCGCTCAAATAGTGAAACTTATAGAGCTTCTTCCAATATCCGCTACATGGAGTGTGAAGAGGGCTTGCGTATTTTACAAAACAAATTAGACTTGGATCATCTTTGCGAAATAACCGAGGCTGATTATACGTACTATCAACCTAGTTTTTTGGATAAGACAATTATGCGGAGGGTAAAGCACTGCATTACCGAAAACGCAAGAACCTCCAAGGCGGTAATGGCTTTAGAGAAGGGAGACATGGATCTTTTGGGGAAACTCCTTTGTGAATCCCATATTTCGATGAGAGATGATTTTGAGCTTATGAGTATCGAACAAAATATTCTTTTTGAAACAGCGATTATTCAAAGAGGATGCCGAGGAGCAAAGTTAGTCGGAAATACCGAAGGCTGCTATATTCTGGCCTTGGTAAAAAAAGATGCTCTTGACGAATTTTATCTTGAGGTACATAAAAGGTATTTTGAAAAAACCGGAGGCAGTCCCGAATTTTTTGAATTTAAAAGTGCTGCAGGCGTCCGTATCTTATAA
- a CDS encoding tRNA 2-thiocytidine biosynthesis TtcA family protein, producing the protein MANPKLFRTIDRAVFDYKMIEEGDRILLAASGGKDSTALAEYFSMRLKRPSPGFEVHAMHIATDVAPPLSPDLIKMFENWNIPLTIKTVSVLGRLKPNEKMNCWWCSTQRRTELNKFAMEEGFNKIALGHHLDDILETLLMNSLEKGILSTMPPVLKFEKYPVTMIRPLCLADLPMIIRHSEQAGYICSTCTCNFQENSARKTARSRLDRLTGGSYKLKINLFNSLKNILPEYLP; encoded by the coding sequence ATGGCAAACCCCAAACTTTTTAGAACAATCGACAGGGCTGTTTTTGATTATAAGATGATAGAAGAAGGAGACCGAATTTTACTTGCTGCTTCAGGCGGAAAGGATTCTACGGCCTTAGCCGAGTATTTTTCAATGCGCTTAAAACGCCCCTCGCCTGGATTTGAAGTTCATGCTATGCACATAGCAACCGATGTAGCACCGCCCCTTTCTCCTGATTTAATAAAAATGTTTGAAAACTGGAATATTCCGCTCACAATAAAAACCGTTTCCGTCTTGGGAAGATTAAAACCTAATGAAAAGATGAATTGCTGGTGGTGCTCAACCCAAAGGCGCACCGAGCTAAATAAGTTTGCTATGGAGGAGGGCTTTAATAAGATAGCCTTAGGCCATCACTTGGATGATATTTTGGAAACCCTTTTGATGAATTCCTTAGAAAAGGGAATATTGTCTACAATGCCCCCCGTCTTAAAATTCGAAAAATATCCCGTTACGATGATAAGGCCGCTCTGCCTTGCAGACCTCCCCATGATTATCCGCCATTCGGAGCAGGCCGGCTATATATGTTCTACCTGCACCTGCAACTTTCAAGAAAACTCCGCCCGCAAAACAGCCCGCTCAAGACTCGACCGCCTGACAGGCGGCTCCTACAAGCTCAAGATAAATCTTTTTAATTCTCTAAAGAATATCTTACCTGAGTACCTGCCATGA
- a CDS encoding DUF1902 domain-containing protein → MEYIIKINWDNEAGVWIATSDDIRGLVLESGSIDALMERVRYAVPDLLQENNQIPHNQTTLHFCAEKSERMYA, encoded by the coding sequence ATGGAATATATCATTAAAATAAACTGGGACAATGAAGCCGGGGTATGGATAGCAACAAGCGATGATATAAGAGGCCTTGTTCTTGAAAGCGGTTCTATTGATGCCCTTATGGAAAGAGTACGATATGCCGTGCCTGATCTGCTCCAAGAGAATAATCAGATTCCTCACAATCAAACCACATTGCACTTTTGTGCCGAAAAATCCGAACGGATGTATGCATAA